CATGGGCGTCACCGGCGCGCGGGACCAGGTCAGCAGCGGCGCGGCCGAGCTGGTGGCGCGCACCAGGGCGCACACGGACCTGCCGATCGGTGTCGGCCTGGGTGTCCGGTCGCGTGAGCAGGCGGCCGAGATCGCCGGGTTCGCGGACGCCGTGATCGTGGGGTCGGCGCTGGTGTCGGCCGCCGCGGGCGGCACCGAACCGGTGCACGCGCTGGCCGGTGAGCTCGCCGAGGGCGTGCGTCAGGCCGTCGCCAACGCCTGAGGATTCCACGGCAAAACACGTGGCTTCCGCGCCGATCGATCGGCAGACTGGCGGCATGGCCTATGAACTCGCGCAGGTGAACGTCGGCCGCCTGGTCGCCCCGCTGACGTCGCCCCAGCTCAAGGACTTCGTGGACGCGCTCGACCCGGTCAACGCGCTCGCCGACGCCGCACCCGGTTTCGTGTGGCGCATGCAGACCGAGGACGGCAACGCGACCGCGATCCGCGCCTTCGAGTGGGACACGGGCACCAGCGCGGGGGTCATCGTCAACATGTCGACGTGGCGTTCGGTCGAGGACCTGGCCGCGTACGTGTACTCGGGGGAGCACCGGGCGGTGCTCAAGCGCCGCCGCGAGTGGTTCGAGCGGATGCCCGAGACGTTCACCGCGCTGTGGTGGGTGCCCGAGGGGCACCGGCCGGGCACCGACGAGGCCGAGGACCGGATCCGGCACCTGCGGGCCCACGGGCCGACGCCGTACGCGTTCACCTTCCGCGAGACGTTCCCGCCCGGCGGCGCCGTGCCCGAGCCCGGGCAGGCCGACTGGTTCTGCAAGGCATGAGCATGGCGAAGGTGCTGTCGGTCAACATCGGGACGAAGCGCGAGCTGCGGGAGGCCGATCTCGGGGTCACCGGGATCGACAAGCGCCCCGTCGACGGTCCGGTGGCGGTGGCCGCGCCCGGCCCGCGCGGCGTCGGCGCGAGCGGCGTGGCCGGTGACGTGATCTGCGACCTGCGCCACCACGGCGGCGACGACCAGGCGGTGTACGTGTACGCGCGGGAGGACCTGGACGTCTGGGCGGCGGAACTGGGCCGCGAGCTGCCACCCGGCGTGTTCGGCGAAAACCTGACCACGACGGGCGTCGACGTGACCGGGGCGCTGATCGGGGAGCGGTGGCGGGTCGGCTCGTCGCTGGTGCTGGAGGTGACCTCGCCGCGCATCCCGTGCCGCACGTTCGCCGGCTGGCTCGGCGAACGCGGCTGGGTGAAGACGTTCACGCAGCGCGCGCTGCCCGGCGCCTACTTCCGGGTGCTCGAGCCGGGCTCAGTCCAGGCCGGCGACGCGGTGACGGTGCTGTCGCGGCCCGACCACGGCGTGACGATCGGGCTCGCATTCCGGGCGTTCACCACTGAGCCCGCGCTGCTGCCCGACCTGGCCACCGTGGAGGCCCTGCCGGAGTACGACAAGCGCAAGATACGCCGCGCCCTGGAGCGGCGAGGAGCCTCCGCGGGCTAGGACGGCCGGTGCCGGGTGGAAGGGTGTCCTCGCGTTTCGGATGAACCGGGGGACGATATGCCACACTGGCCGGAAAAGGGGCCTGCGGCGGGAACGGAGGTGAGCCGTGGCAGCACCGGCTGAACCGGACTACCTCGTGCCGAAGCACGACGGTGAATGGACCGTGGAGGACGTTCTCGGGCTGCCTGAGGACCACGGCAGCCGCATCGAGCTGGTCGATGGGGGCCTGCTCGTGAGCCCCGCGCCCAAGTCAGGTCATCAGCGGCTCCTGCAGAAGTTGCAGGTCGCGCTGTCGCCGGTACTCCCCGCCGGGACCGAACTGCTGCCGGGAGTGAACGTCCGGCTGCCAGGGCAGCGGTTGCTGATCCCGGATTTCGCGGTCGTGACCACACCTGGCCTCGAGGTCGTCTACTACCAGGCGCAGGATCTCCTCATCGCCGCGGAGATCGTCTCGCCGTCGAGCCGGGTGCAGGACCGGGTGCTCAAGCGGCAGCTCTACGCGGAGGCGGGCGTCCCGTTCTACCTCCTCGTCGAGACTGACGGCCCGGCGGTGCTGTTCGAGCTCGCCGACGGCGAGTACCGCGAGAGCGCGCGCAGCGAGGGCGGCAAGCTCACCTTCACCGAGCCCTTCGCGGCCACCCTCGACCTCACCCGCTGATCCGGGCGTGGCAGGCTGTCCGCATGGCCCGGCCTTCTCCCCTGCAGGTGCGCAGTCTCGTCATCGCCGTGGTGGCGGCTCTGGTGGCGGTCTGGAACGTCACCCAGGGTGGCCCGTGGTACCTCACCGCGATCTTCGGCGTCGGGTGTGTGCTCGCGATCGGGTCGGCCGTCCTCAACCGCGCGGGCTGACCCACGCACTTCACACCGCGCACGTTACGGTGAGCGCGTGAATTCCGCCTCGGCTGTGTTCCTCGCGACGATCCCGAGCCCGGACCGCGGCGTCTGGCACCTGGGACCGATCCCGATCCGCGCCTACGCGCTCTGCATCATCGCCGGCATCATCCTCGCCATCTGGTGGGGCGACCGCCGCTGGGTGCAGCGCGGCGGCACCAAGGGCACGGTCGTCGACATCGCCGTGTGGGCCGTGCCGTTCGGTCTCGTCGGCGGGCGCCTGTACCACGTCATCACCGACTGGTGGCGCTACTTCGGCGAGGGCAAGGACCCGGTCAAGGCGCTCTACATCTGGGACGGCGGCCTCGGCATCTGGGGCGCGATCGCCCTCGGCGCGGTCGGCGCGTGGATCGGCTGCCGCCGCAAGGGCGTGCCGCTGCCCGCGATGGCCGACGCGATCGCCCCCGGCATCGTCGTCGCACAGGCCATCGGCCGCCTCGGCAACTACTTCAACCAGGAGCTCTACGGCGCGCACACCACGCTGCCCTGGGGCCTGGAGATCTACCAGCGCTTCGACCCGAACAACCCGACGATCCCCGACCAGGGGCCCAACGGCATCGCGTTCGGGCACATCCCGCTCGCCGACAGCCCGGTGCACCCGACGTTCCTGTACGAGCTGATCTGGAACCTGCTCATCGCGGCGCTGGTCGTCTACGCCGACCGCAAGATGCGCCTCGGCCACGGCCGCGCGTTCGCCCTGTACGTCGCCGGGTACACGCTGGGCCGGTTCTGGATCGAGCTGATGCGCACCGACGACGCCACCCACATCCTCGGCCTGCGGGTCAACACGTGGACGTCGATCCTCGTCTTCGCCGGCGCGATGGTCTACTTCGTCCTCGCCAAGCGGCGAGGGCCGCGCGAGGCGCCGGAAACGTTGCGCAGCAAGGACGACGACACCGAAAAGGTCGCGCCGGAACGCGAGTAGTTCTACTCACGCGCGCCACCGGCCGGGCGCGGCAGACTGGCGATCATGACCGAGGACCGGCGGCCGGGTGTGGCCTTCCTGGGGTTCGCGCTCGCGACCGGACTGCTGATCGCCGTCGTGACCGCCCTGGCCGGGGACGTCGTCGCCGGCTGGCACGCCGTCGAATACGCCTACGCGTTCATCGGGGTCACGTTCGGCGCGATCATCGGCGGGTCCCTGTGCCGGCTCGCGCGGCCGCCGTGGCGTTCCCTGGGCAGCGGGCTGCTCCTCGGTGGCGCGCTCGGTTTCGCGGCCCTCGTCGCCGCGGGCGTGGTCCTCTACATCGGCCTGAGGCAGTGGTCTAGCTGACCAGGCCGCGCCCCGTCACCAGCGGCAGGTCCAGCGCCGTCAGCAGCCCGGGCGGCGCCGCGACGACCGCGGGGATCGCGTTCACCAGGCGCATCGCCGTCGCCTTGAGGCCGGCCGTGTTGTGGTCGCCGTCCGTGCCGACCAGGCGCAGGTCCAGTGTGTAGTTCGGCTCGCCGGTCACCTGCACCCGGTAGCAGCCCTGCCCGGACGGCTGCGGCCAGTCCGGCCCCAGGTCCGGCCGCAGCCGCGTCACGTGCTCGAGCACGCACACCGGCCGTCCGCCGCGCATGCCGCGCACCTCGAACCGCAGCGCGGCCGCGGTGCCCTCGGCGATCGTGCCGCACGAGATGTCGAACGCCGACGGCGCCGGCAGCCGCTCGTAGCTCTCCTCGACCGCGTCCAGCTCCACGCCCAGCCCGGCCGCCAGCTGACGCACCACGCTGCCCCACGCCAGCGACAACACGCCGGGCTGCAGCAGCATGGGAGTCTCCTCGAGCGAGCCGCCGAAGCCCATGATGTCGAAGACGACCTTGCGGTTGTCGTAGGTCGAGTAGTCCAGGATCTCGAAGCAGCGCACCTCGTCGATCCGCTCGCACACACCGGTCAGCACCAGCGGCAGCCAGTCGTTGGCGAACCCCGGGTCGACGCCGTTCACCCACAGCGACGCGCCGCCTTCCGTCGCGGCCGCGCGCACCGGGCCGGACACCTCCTCGGGCACCACGCCGTCCGGGAACTGCAGGAACACCGGGCTGCTCGACACCACGTTCACCCCGGCCCGCAGGATCCGCTGCAGGTCGGCCAGCGCCTCCATCAACCGGTCGTCCGCCATCGCCGTGTAGACCACGCAGTCCGGTTCCAGTGCCAGCAGCGCGTCGGCGTCGGTGGTCGCCTCGACACCCAGCGTCCGGCCCAGGCCGGCCAGCTCACCGGCGTCGCGGCCGGCCTTGTCCGGGTTCGACACCCAGACACCCACCAGCTCCAGCTCCGGATGCGCGTCGATGCCCGCGATCGCGTGCCGCCCCACGTTGCCGGTGCTCCACTGCACCACCCGGTGCGTCACAGGTCCGGCAATCCGAGTTCGAGGTTGGGCGCCTGCAGCCCACCGTCCACTTCCAGCACCTTCCCCGTGACGAAGGAGCCGGCGGGGGAGGCCAGGTAGACGATCGCGGCCGCGACGTCCTCGACCTCGCCGAGCCGGCGCAACGGCGTGTCCGCCTCCATCTTCCCCTTGATCTCCGGGTTGTTCACCACCACTTCGAGCGCCGAGGTCGCCACCGACCCGACGGCGATCGCGTTGACCCGGATGCGCGGCGCGAGGTCGTAGGCGGCCAGGCGCGTGTAGTGGGCGAGCGCGGCCTTCGCGGTGCCGTAGGCGGCGAACCCGCGCCCGGCGACGCGGCCCATGTTCGACGAGATGTTGACGACCGCGCCGCCGTCGGTCATCAACGGCACCGCCGCGGTGGTGAGCGCGTGCGCCGTCGAGACGTTGAAGCGGAACGCCTCTTCGAGGAACTCGGGCGTCGTCTCGAGCAGAGGGCGGGGATAGGTGCCGCCGACGTTGTTGACCACGATGTCCACGCGGCCGAACTCGCCGACCGCGGCCTGCGCCAGGGCGGCGGCCGCGGCGGGATCGCTGAGGTCGGCAGGCACGACGTGCGCGCGGCGCCCGGCGTCGGCCACGCGCGCGGCGACGGCGTCCAGGTCGGTCTTCGTGCGGGAGGAGATCACCACGTCCGCACCGGCTTCGGCCAGCGCCACGGCGGCCCCCGCGCCGATGCCGCGCCCGGCCCCGGTGACCACGGCGACCCTGCCGGTCATGCGGAAACGATCGAGGATCATGCGCCCGACTGTAACAGGTTCTAGTTCTGTCCGGGGTGGAAGAACCGGTCGATCCAGGCGGCCGAACTCCCGCGCGCAGTCCGCGCGCAGCGTGTCCACGAACGCGTCGATCGTCGAGTCGATTTCCACCGGTCCTCCAGCGACAGGGACGTGAACTCGAAGTCGCCCCGCGACGGGCTGGTCTGCCATTCGCGCAGTGCGGTGGCGAGCTCGATCACCGGGAAGGCGCCCTCGGAGTAGATCTCCGCGCCGTCGCGCCGAATACCGCAGTTCCACCGCGTTCTCCCGTCTGTTCCGGCCCGGCCGGACCGGCAGCACGGCCAGTTCACCATGATCGCCGAGCCGGACCTCCGCCGCCGCACCGTAGTGTCGTGCGAGCGCTTCTCCGGGTCAGGGCCGTGTGGGGCGGATGGGCAGTACGGCCAGTTCACCGTGATCGCCGACGCGGACCTCTGCCGCTGCGCCGTAGTGCTGCGCCAGTGCCTTCGCGGTGAGCACCTCCGCGGGCGGCCCGGCTGCGACCGCCCGGCCGTCGTCGAGCAGGAGGAGCTGGTCGGCGTACTGCGCGGCGAACGTCAGGTCGTGCAGCGTCGACACCACCGTGATGCCGTCCTCGTGCCGCAGCCGGTCGATCAGCTCCAGCAGCGCCTGCGCGTGCCCGATGTCCAGGCCGGTGGTCGGCTCGTCGAGCAGCAGCAGGCTCGCCCGCTGCGCCAGCACCCGCGCCAGGACCGCCCGCTGGCGTTCGCCGCCGGACAGCATGTGCATCCGCCTGCCCGCCAGCTCACCAAGATCCAGCCGGGCCAGCACGTCCTCCACAATGGACAGATCCGCGCGGCTTTCCCGCGCCAGCAGGCCCAGGTGCGGTGTACGGCCGAGCAGCACGTAGTCGGTCACCGTCAGGCCCGCGGGCACGGCTGGGTCCTGTGGCGCGTAGCCGACCACGCGCGCGAGTTCCTTGCGTGGCAACCCGGAGCGGCCGCCGATGAGCACTTCCCCCTGTGGCGGCAGGAGTCCCGCCACCGTTTTGAGCAAAGTGGACTTACCGGCGCCGTTCGGGCCGACGATCGCCAGCCACCCGCCTGCCGGCACCTCGACGGATACCCCGTGCACCACCGGGCAATCGCCGTAGCCGGCCCGCACCGAGCGCAACGACAACGCGGTCACGAGAACCTCCTCCGCGACGAGCGCAGGATCCAGGCGAAGAACGGGGCCCCGGTGAACGCGGTGACCACGCCCAGCGGCAGCTCGCCCGGCATGACCGTGCGCGCCAGCTGGTCGGCCAGCACCAGGAACGCCGCGCCGCCGACCAGCGACAGCGGGATCACCACCCGGTAGCTGGCCCCGGCGAGCATCCGCACCACGTGCGGCACCACGATCCCGACGAACCCGATCAGCCCGCTCACCGACACCGCCGCCGCGGTGGCCAGCGACGCCGCCGCCAGCACCACCAGCCGGATCCGGCCGGGGCGCAGCCCCAGCGATGCCGCCTCCGCGTCGCCGAGTGCGAGCACGTCGAGCAGCCGCGCCGACAGGCACAGCACGACCGCGGCGAGCGCCACGTACGGCACGGCGATCAGGACCTCCCGCCACCCGCTCACGTTCAGCCCGCCCAGCATCCACGTGTAGACCTGCCGGATCGTCTCCGTGTTCAGCTGCTGCGCGAACGTCTGGATCGCGGTGAGGAACGACGCCACCGCGACCCCGGCCAGCAGCAGCGTGCTCGTGCTGCCGCCTGCCGAGCGGCCCACCAGCCAGCTCAGCCCGACCCCGCCGAGCGCGCCGGCGAACGCGGCCAGCGGCAGCGGCCCGACGACCCAGCCGCTGACCGCCGGGGCGAACACGACGACGAGCGTGGCCGCCATGCCCGCCCCGGCCGCCGCGCCCAGCAGGTACGGGTCGGCGAGCGGGTTGCGGAACACACCCTGGAACGTCGCCCCGGACACCGCGAGCGCCGCGCCCACGATCCCGGCCAGCAGGACCCGCGGCACACGCAGCTGCCACACGATCGCGGCCTCCCGCGCGGACAGCGGCGACTGCCCGCCGGTGAGCTGCGCCCAGATCTCGGCGAGCACCCGCTGCCAGCCGAGGTCGCTCGCGCCGACGAGCACGGCGAACAGCAGGACGGCCACGAGCACCACGAGCCCGGCGACCAGAACCGGGGCCCGCAGCCGCGTCCGGGTGTCAGGCACCGGTCCTGGCGACCGCGTCGGCGACCGTGCGGACGAGCTCGACGATCCGCGGGCTCCACCGCGAGGCGATGTCGTCGTCGAGCGCGATCACCTGGCCGCGTTGCACGGCGGTCAACGTGTTCCAGCCCGGCCGGGCGGCGACGGTCTGCGCGTTCTGCCCGCAGCACTTGCTGTCCGCGAGGAAGATCAGGTCCGGGTTGGACTGCAGGATGCGTTCGGCCGACAGCTGCGGGTAACCGCCGGAGGCGGTCGGATCGGCGCCGTCGGCGATGTTGGTGAGGCCGAACCGGGTGAGCACCTGCCCGGCGAAGGTCGCCGAGGTGACGCTGTAGAACGTCTGGTCCAGCTCCCAGTAGTAGGTCAGCGACCGCTTCGGGGTGTCCGCGACGATCTTGTCGATGTCGTCGCGGGTCTGCCGGGCCAGGCTCTCGCCCTCGGCCTGGTGCCCGGTCGCCTTGCCCAGCACCTCGAACTGCGCGTAGGCGTCGTCCAGCGTCTTCGCGTCCGGCATCACGAGGGTCTTGGTGCCGGTCCTGGCCAGCGCGTCGGCGAGACCGGTGGTGTCGGCGTAGACCACGACGAGGTCCGGCCGGTAGGCGGCGATCGCCTCCGGATCCGGGCTCAGGCCCGACAACTGGGTCCGCGGCGCCTGCTCCGGGAAGTTCGACGCCGAGTCCACCGCGACCACCTGCGGTCCCGCCCCGAGCGCGAACAACGTCTCGGTGGCCGACGGCGACAACGACACGATCCGCTGCGGCTGCCGGTCGAGCGTCACCGCCGGTGCGCCGGGCGCGGCGACCGTGACCGGGAAGACGCCCTCGGCTTCGGGTGGGGCGGTGGAATCCTCGGACGGCCGGGTGGCGCACCCGGCGAGTACGAGTAGAACGGCGAACAACGGTGCGATACGACGGAACACGGGAAGACCTCGGTTTCCGGCCGGCGTCACGGGGCCCCGTCCCGCACCCAGGCGTAACGGACGCCGCACCCCTGAGCCGGAGGCGAAAGGCGTCGGCGCGGCGGCAGGCGACCTGGCTCGACCGGGTGTGCACGCAGCGCACCCGAGTCATCACAGTTGCGGCACAGCACCGGGTTCCCACCGGTTTCGCGGCCGCCGCGTCACTGGTCGGCAAGCCGCTGACCAGCGTGAGGAACGCTACCACCGGCGAATCTGGCCGCCGGGCGGGATCCTCGCGTAATCTTGATGGGATCGCGCGACGCGTATGCTCGGTAAGCAGAACCGAACCAGCCCATCAAGAACGACGTCGTTCCTCGCAGCCAGATCGTTACCGATCGGATGAGAAAATCCACACTCCGAGAGGGTGCCGTCATGTTTCCTGGGTGTTAAGGTCGCGCTAATCCAAGGGCCATCGTCGTCCCTGCAGCAGTACCGGGGGAACTTTCCGAACTGAGCATTGAGACGACGAAGGAGGTCCCCGCATGATCTTCTCCGCCAACCCGGGCAAGCAGGGCCTGTACGACCCTGCCACGGAGCAGGATTCCTGCGGTGTGGCGATGGTGGCCGACATTCAGGGCCGGCGCACGCACGCCATCGTCACGGACGGGCTGACGGCGCTGATCAACCTGGACCACCGGGGCGCCGCGGGCGCCGAACCGACTTCCGGCGACGGCGCCGGGATCCTCGTGCAGCTGCCCGACCAGCTGCTCCGCGAGGAAGCCGGCTTCGAGCTGCCCGAACCCGACGCGCAGGGCCACCACCGCTACGCGGCGGGCATCGCGTTCCTGCCCGCCGAGGAGGAGGCGCGTGGCAAGGCCGTGGCGCTGATCGAGCGCCTCGCCGACGAGGAGAGCCTCGAGGTGCTGGGCTGGCGCGAGGTCCCGGTCGACGCCGACGGGGCGGACATCGGCCCCACCGCGCGTTCGGTGATGCCGCACTTCGCCATGCTGTTCGTGGCGGGCAGGCCGGACGCCGAGGGCGTGCGGCCGTCCGGCCTCGCACTGGACCGGCTCACCTTCTGCCTGCGCAAGCGGGTCGAGCACGAGAGCGTCGTGGCCGAGTGCGGCACGTACTTCCCGTCGCTGTCCTCGCGCACCTTGGTCTACAAGGGAATGCTCACGCCTGAGCAGCTGCCCGCGTTCTTCGGCGACCTGCGCGACCCGCGGCTCACCAGCGCGATCGCACTGGTGCACAGCCGGTTCTCGACCAACACGTTCCCGTCGTGGCCGCTGGCGCACCCGTTCCGGTTCGTCGCGCACAACGGTGAGATCAACACGATCCGCGGCAACCGCAACCGCATGCGGGCCCGCGAGGCGCTGCTCGATTCGGGCCTGATCCCGGGCGACCTGACCCGGCTGTACCCGATCTGCTCGCCGGAGGCGTCCGACTCGGCGTCCTTCGACGAGGTGCTCGAGCTGCTGCACCTGGGTGGCCGCAGCCTCCCGCACGCGGTGCTGATGATGATCCCGGAGGCGTGGGAGAACCACGCCACGATGGACCCGCAGCGCCGCGCGTTCTACCAGTTCCACGCCAGCCTGATGGAGCCGTGGGACGGCCCCGCGTGCGTCACGTTCACCGACGGCACGCTCGTCGGCGCGGTGCTGGACCGCAACGGCCTGCGCCCGTGCCGCTGGTGGCGCACCGCCGACGACCGCGTCGTGCTGGCCAGCGAGGCCGGTGTCCTGGACGTGCCGCCGGACCAGGTGGTCGCCAAGGGCCGCCTCAAGCCGGGCCGCATGTTCCTGGTGGACACCGAGGCCGGCCGCATCGTCGCCGACGACGAGGTCAAGTCGGAGCTGGCGAAGCAGCACCCGTACGAGGAGTGGCTGCACGCCGGCCTGCTGCAGCTGGCCGACCTGCAGGACCGCGACCACGTCACGCAGAGCCACGACTCGGTGCTGCGCCGTCAGCTCGCGTTCGGCTACTCCGAGGAGGAGCTGAAGATCCTGCTCGCGCCGATGGCCGAGAAG
The window above is part of the Amycolatopsis thermoflava N1165 genome. Proteins encoded here:
- a CDS encoding DUF3291 domain-containing protein, coding for MAYELAQVNVGRLVAPLTSPQLKDFVDALDPVNALADAAPGFVWRMQTEDGNATAIRAFEWDTGTSAGVIVNMSTWRSVEDLAAYVYSGEHRAVLKRRREWFERMPETFTALWWVPEGHRPGTDEAEDRIRHLRAHGPTPYAFTFRETFPPGGAVPEPGQADWFCKA
- a CDS encoding MOSC domain-containing protein — its product is MSMAKVLSVNIGTKRELREADLGVTGIDKRPVDGPVAVAAPGPRGVGASGVAGDVICDLRHHGGDDQAVYVYAREDLDVWAAELGRELPPGVFGENLTTTGVDVTGALIGERWRVGSSLVLEVTSPRIPCRTFAGWLGERGWVKTFTQRALPGAYFRVLEPGSVQAGDAVTVLSRPDHGVTIGLAFRAFTTEPALLPDLATVEALPEYDKRKIRRALERRGASAG
- a CDS encoding Uma2 family endonuclease, translating into MAAPAEPDYLVPKHDGEWTVEDVLGLPEDHGSRIELVDGGLLVSPAPKSGHQRLLQKLQVALSPVLPAGTELLPGVNVRLPGQRLLIPDFAVVTTPGLEVVYYQAQDLLIAAEIVSPSSRVQDRVLKRQLYAEAGVPFYLLVETDGPAVLFELADGEYRESARSEGGKLTFTEPFAATLDLTR
- the lgt gene encoding prolipoprotein diacylglyceryl transferase, with the protein product MNSASAVFLATIPSPDRGVWHLGPIPIRAYALCIIAGIILAIWWGDRRWVQRGGTKGTVVDIAVWAVPFGLVGGRLYHVITDWWRYFGEGKDPVKALYIWDGGLGIWGAIALGAVGAWIGCRRKGVPLPAMADAIAPGIVVAQAIGRLGNYFNQELYGAHTTLPWGLEIYQRFDPNNPTIPDQGPNGIAFGHIPLADSPVHPTFLYELIWNLLIAALVVYADRKMRLGHGRAFALYVAGYTLGRFWIELMRTDDATHILGLRVNTWTSILVFAGAMVYFVLAKRRGPREAPETLRSKDDDTEKVAPERE
- a CDS encoding diacylglycerol kinase; amino-acid sequence: MTHRVVQWSTGNVGRHAIAGIDAHPELELVGVWVSNPDKAGRDAGELAGLGRTLGVEATTDADALLALEPDCVVYTAMADDRLMEALADLQRILRAGVNVVSSSPVFLQFPDGVVPEEVSGPVRAAATEGGASLWVNGVDPGFANDWLPLVLTGVCERIDEVRCFEILDYSTYDNRKVVFDIMGFGGSLEETPMLLQPGVLSLAWGSVVRQLAAGLGVELDAVEESYERLPAPSAFDISCGTIAEGTAAALRFEVRGMRGGRPVCVLEHVTRLRPDLGPDWPQPSGQGCYRVQVTGEPNYTLDLRLVGTDGDHNTAGLKATAMRLVNAIPAVVAAPPGLLTALDLPLVTGRGLVS
- a CDS encoding SDR family oxidoreductase, translating into MILDRFRMTGRVAVVTGAGRGIGAGAAVALAEAGADVVISSRTKTDLDAVAARVADAGRRAHVVPADLSDPAAAAALAQAAVGEFGRVDIVVNNVGGTYPRPLLETTPEFLEEAFRFNVSTAHALTTAAVPLMTDGGAVVNISSNMGRVAGRGFAAYGTAKAALAHYTRLAAYDLAPRIRVNAIAVGSVATSALEVVVNNPEIKGKMEADTPLRRLGEVEDVAAAIVYLASPAGSFVTGKVLEVDGGLQAPNLELGLPDL
- a CDS encoding ABC transporter ATP-binding protein, encoding MTALSLRSVRAGYGDCPVVHGVSVEVPAGGWLAIVGPNGAGKSTLLKTVAGLLPPQGEVLIGGRSGLPRKELARVVGYAPQDPAVPAGLTVTDYVLLGRTPHLGLLARESRADLSIVEDVLARLDLGELAGRRMHMLSGGERQRAVLARVLAQRASLLLLDEPTTGLDIGHAQALLELIDRLRHEDGITVVSTLHDLTFAAQYADQLLLLDDGRAVAAGPPAEVLTAKALAQHYGAAAEVRVGDHGELAVLPIRPTRP
- a CDS encoding FecCD family ABC transporter permease; the encoded protein is MPDTRTRLRAPVLVAGLVVLVAVLLFAVLVGASDLGWQRVLAEIWAQLTGGQSPLSAREAAIVWQLRVPRVLLAGIVGAALAVSGATFQGVFRNPLADPYLLGAAAGAGMAATLVVVFAPAVSGWVVGPLPLAAFAGALGGVGLSWLVGRSAGGSTSTLLLAGVAVASFLTAIQTFAQQLNTETIRQVYTWMLGGLNVSGWREVLIAVPYVALAAVVLCLSARLLDVLALGDAEAASLGLRPGRIRLVVLAAASLATAAAVSVSGLIGFVGIVVPHVVRMLAGASYRVVIPLSLVGGAAFLVLADQLARTVMPGELPLGVVTAFTGAPFFAWILRSSRRRFS
- a CDS encoding ABC transporter substrate-binding protein, translated to MFRRIAPLFAVLLVLAGCATRPSEDSTAPPEAEGVFPVTVAAPGAPAVTLDRQPQRIVSLSPSATETLFALGAGPQVVAVDSASNFPEQAPRTQLSGLSPDPEAIAAYRPDLVVVYADTTGLADALARTGTKTLVMPDAKTLDDAYAQFEVLGKATGHQAEGESLARQTRDDIDKIVADTPKRSLTYYWELDQTFYSVTSATFAGQVLTRFGLTNIADGADPTASGGYPQLSAERILQSNPDLIFLADSKCCGQNAQTVAARPGWNTLTAVQRGQVIALDDDIASRWSPRIVELVRTVADAVARTGA